Proteins co-encoded in one Zygotorulaspora mrakii chromosome 5, complete sequence genomic window:
- the MRPL15 gene encoding mitochondrial 54S ribosomal protein mL57 (similar to Saccharomyces cerevisiae MRPL15 (YLR312W- A); ancestral locus Anc_4.40) codes for MLPAIRKNAIGQTQHLNQMVRTITYLVPGSRVRGLKREPSSYLKSPKGLSYQEIKVSEYHDRVRKSLQFDENEIDLPNEILLQCLTHKSFAHGSKPYNEKLGLLGSHFLKYQASIHSIKQPQLLSLVAPNKLQQAVNGLNFANLGTQVSKFLISKPAMAAFVKAKNIDSLVFWKMKDPLKDSHHNGETTIFSSVLNALVGAILLTNGPEKANRFVSNCLLGVDKDISLVKIANESFQSSNSGSNSTFTTEK; via the coding sequence ATGTTACCTGCAATTAGAAAGAATGCAATAGGACAAACTCAGCACCTTAATCAGATGGTTCGCACGATCACCTATCTCGTGCCGGGAAGTCGTGTACGTGGTCTGAAACGAGAGCCATCCAGCTATTTGAAAAGTCCAAAGGGACTTTCCTATCAAGAGATAAAGGTATCAGAATATCACGACAGAGTAAGAAAAAGCCTGCAGTTTGATGAAAACGAAATTGATTTACCAAATGAGATTTTATTGCAGTGTTTGACTCATAAATCTTTTGCTCATGGTTCAAAACcttataatgaaaaattagGCTTACTAGGTTCGCACTTTCTAAAGTACCAGGCCTCAATACACTCGATCAAACAACCACAGCTGCTTTCGCTAGTAGCGCCAAATAAATTACAACAAGCAGTTAATGGGTTAAACTTCGCCAATTTGGGTACTCAAGtatccaaatttttaatttcGAAGCCTGCAATGGCTGCATTTGTGAAGGCAAAAAATATAGACTCGTTGgtattttggaaaatgaagGATCCGCTCAAGGATTCGCACCATAATGGAGAGAcgacaattttttcttctgttttAAACGCTCTTGTAGGAGCAATTCTCTTAACGAATGGCCCAGAGAAAGCTAATCGTTTTGTAAGTAATTGTTTGTTGGGTGTTGACAAAGATATCTCACTGGTGAAAATTGCCAACGAGAGCTTCCAGAGCAGCAATAGCGGCAGCAATAGCACCTTCACCACTGAAAAATAG
- the CDC3 gene encoding septin CDC3 (similar to Saccharomyces cerevisiae CDC3 (YLR314C); ancestral locus Anc_4.38), which produces MPGQGDMVSIKKEESASVIANGAGSVNVQSSSNSNGAAEDSTAENSESYHESNDVPDGNGSAHGNGNGYVNGHANGSGSDSARVSSIGSGQVLPEQPDLKIIRREINGFVGFANLPKQWHRKSIRRGFSLNLLCVSQRGLGKSTLINTLFNRNLDDGSKNKVEQKLEGLKIEGSSETEASRDDEEAQTAQESENVRSSVKIKTLSTTIEENGVSLKLSVVDTPGFGDAIDNSDSWRPIVDEVNYRFDQYLDAENKINRSSEDDNRIHACLYFIEPTAHYLKPLDLGFCKQIHEKCNLIPVIAKSDILTEEEIAVFKRRIRKQLEDENVVLFEPPQYALDDQETIHASKSLYEKIPFAVVGSTDKVENSKGSLVRGRSYPWGIIEVDNASHCDFVYLRDLLISQYLEELRERTNSVLYEKYRSEKLTKLGIKQDNAVFKEFDPETKQKEEKQLHEAKLAKLEAEMKSVFHQKVSEKEKKLQKSEAELFARHKEMKEKLNKQLKALEEKKHQLEHSLNTPIPQSPAQPKKKGFLR; this is translated from the coding sequence ATGCCAGGACAGGGAGATATGGTATCGATCAAGAAGGAGGAATCTGCGAGCGTTATAGCAAATGGAGCAGGGTCTGTAAATGTGCAGTCGAGTTCGAACTCCAATGGAGCTGCAGAGGACTCAACGGCAGAGAACAGCGAGAGCTACCATGAAAGCAACGACGTCCCAGATGGCAATGGGAGCGCCCACGGCAATGGGAATGGTTATGTGAACGGGCACGCGAATGGAAGCGGCAGCGACAGTGCGCGTGTATCCAGCATTGGATCCGGACAAGTGCTTCCAGAACAGCCCGACTTGAAGATCATCCGCCGTGAGATCAACGGATTTGTCGGTTTTGCCAACTTGCCGAAGCAATGGCACAGAAAGTCTATTCGCAGGGGTTTCAGCTTGAATCTGCTTTGTGTCAGTCAAAGGGGTCTCGGCAAAAGTACATTGATAAACACGCTGTTCAACAGGAACCTGGACGACGGCAGCAAAAACAAGGTGGAGCAGAAATTGGAAGGGCTGAAAATTGAAGGTAGCTCTGAAACGGAAGCTAGCAGGGATGACGAAGAGGCGCAAACAGCTCAGGAATCGGAAAATGTCCGCTCTTCTGTCAAGATCAAAACTCTCTCAACAACAATCGAAGAAAATGGCGTTTCGTTGAAACTGTCTGTCGTGGATACTCCAGGATTCGGTGATGCGATTGATAATTCCGACTCGTGGAGACCTATCGTTGATGAGGTAAACTACAGATTCGATCAGTATTTGGACGcagaaaacaaaatcaataGATCTTCGGAGGACGATAACAGAATTCATGCATGCTTGTATTTTATTGAACCAACAGCACATTATTTGAAACCTTTAGACTTGGGATTCTGCAAACAGATTCATGAAAAGTGTAATTTGATTCCTGTTATTGCTAAGTCAGATATTTTAACGGAGGAAGAGATTGCAGTTTTCAAGAGACGAATTAGGAAACAATTGGAAGATGAAAACGTCGTTCTGTTCGAACCACCACAATATGCGTTGGATGACCAAGAAACGATCCATGCTTCAAAATCGCTATATGAAAAGATTCCATTTGCTGTTGTAGGTTCAACCgataaagttgaaaattctAAAGGTAGTTTAGTTCGCGGGCGTTCGTATCCATGGGGTATCATAGAAGTCGATAATGCGAGTCATTGTGATTTTGTCTATTTGCGCGATCTATTGATAAGTCAATACTTGGAAGAATTACGTGAGAGAACAAATAGCGTTCTTTATGAAAAGTATAGGTCTGAAAAATTAACAAAGTTGGGAATCAAGCAGGACAACGCAgtcttcaaagaatttgacccagaaacaaaacaaaaggaGGAGAAACAATTACATGAAGCTAAATTAGCTAAACTTGAAGCCGAAATGAAGAGTGTTTTCCACCAGAAAGTTTctgaaaaggagaaaaaattacaaaaatcCGAAGCTGAATTGTTTGCCAGACATaaagaaatgaaggaaaagTTAAATAAACAATTGAAGGCTCTTGAGGAAAAGAAGCATCAATTGGAGCATTCGTTAAATACCCCGATACCTCAATCTCCAGCGCagccaaagaaaaaagggTTCCTGCGCTGA
- a CDS encoding heavy metal translocating P-type ATPase, producing the protein MNALKIEIGNIHCKQCESFIKDILSNFFTFRAYLNDETDFSIGNEIKHDLSPGTKGILNDDSLMILRPFMKLKAPNQPHKIEATGFIADLDAGLITVTYDSERETTDVSSLLRKVKDALENSGFDVEDAYFVTDVESAKSSYTSGDSSHLHEESRDLFQWLRTTFFSGKVQRKRYRAHLSHCQYCQNDKSVDQTTDSNDASKKAQNDNTIYQSTIAISGMTCASCSQTVEATIRQHLHEHESVHVDLLNNVAKVTTTNKQSVQKIISSVRDSGYDARLIDILPITTESRFKITAAIGGITCAACASTISSVTKELDFVEDVAINVVSKVGIFILDSEKAERVEDLKEAIEDAGYDFEIIGKIKRISHASAKRSHRTVTLRIDGMFCNHCPERIKKVLKRFGGLIINSDITLKHPYVKFSYVPNVETGVTIRGIIDSILKDVADNSDNNFRITIVKELSLEEHLKKMAKKSTREILIRLTITTIFAIPTFIFGVVGMALLKPENKFRMWLMMPLWHGNASRVVWILLILSTPVYFFMADIFHRKAIKEIKTLWIQKNNWRRRLFKFGSMSLLMSLGTTVAYFASIALLALSATQPYTGHRETTSYFDSVVFLTFFLLIGRLLESISKSKTAAAINNLGSMKQHYARLIEKIDGQTVEKTIDVQYIEAGDYIKVSPGESPPSDCIIIEGNAQFDESALTGESIPVEHKPGEQIFAGTVNVGRSSVLGKLVAVEGDSLLDQIVNTVRDGQLKRAPVEKLADALTGYFVPIIVLLAVATWTIWLGLGYGGKLPESYLDVDVGGWAVWSLEFAISVFVVACPCGIGLAAPTAIFVGAGLAAKYGILAKGGGAAFQDGSNVSVVCFDKTGTLTKGGAPQVAHFAIHNNPRVRSITPQLTRDLEANSKHPLAIGVRNFINEYFGGALSTNKVPVTEEVPGLGITGEIVCSPEEYGKSIWDELKAAKVILGNERFMAQNKVHMTTHQLQLLDEWKTEGNSVVIVALQCPALFQNSNFFPILLLGAKDEVREEAKGVIKSLQEEGIECWMISGDNEKTARSIANELGIDQVVAEVLPAEKAEKVQWIQTTYKKNGKPAVVAMVGDGINDAPAMSKADVGIALASGSDLAVISCDFVLLSSVHTLSSLLTLFQLSRKVFGRVKFNFGWALIYNLVAVPIAAGVIYPYKHSRLSPVWASAAMALSSISVIISSLALRLFRPSKVSLTNQVQKMQTAIEHTFR; encoded by the coding sequence ATGAATGCACTCAAGATAGAAATTGGCAATATTCATTGCAAGCAGTGCGAATCGTTCATAAAAGATATACTTTCgaactttttcacttttcgAGCTTATCTCAATGATGAGACAGACTTTTCAATAGGCAACGAAATCAAGCATGATTTATCACCAGGGACGAAAGGAATCCTAAATGATGACTCGTTAATGATACTTCGACCCTTtatgaaattgaaggcTCCTAATCAGCCTCATAAAATTGAAGCTACAGGCTTCATTGCAGACCTAGATGCAGGCCTTATTACTGTGACCTATGATTCCGAAAGAGAAACAACAGACGTTTCTTCTTTGCTGCGCAAGGTGAAAGATGCACTCGAAAATTCAGGGTTTGACGTTGAAGATGCCTACTTCGTAACAGATGTAGAAAGTGCCAAATCCAGTTACACATCCGGTGATAGCTCCCACCTCCATGAGGAGAGCAGGGATTTATTCCAGTGGCTTCGCACTACTTTTTTCAGTGGGAAAGTTCAGCGAAAAAGATATCGTGCTCATCTTAGTCACTGCCAGTATTGTCAGAATGACAAGTCTGTGGACCAAACGACGGATTCTAACGATGCCTCTAAAAAGGCTCAAAATGACAACACTATCTATCAAAGCACCATTGCAATCAGTGGTATGACATGTGCGAGTTGTTCTCAAACTGTGGAAGCGACAATTAGACAGCATCTACACGAACATGAGAGTGTACACGTTGATTTGCTGAACAATGTAGCCAAAGTGACGACAACGAATAAACAAAGcgttcaaaaaatcatctcATCAGTACGCGACTCCGGATATGATGCAAGGTTGATTGACATATTACCCATCACGACAGAATCAAGATTTAAGATCACAGCTGCTATTGGAGGTATCACCTGTGCTGCATGTGCTTCAACAATCAGTAGTGTTACGAAAGAATTGGACTTCGTGGAAGACGTTGCCATTAACGTCGTATCTAAAGTTGGTATCTTCATTTTAGATTCTGAAAAAGCCGAACGAGTGgaagatttgaaggaaGCCATAGAGGATGCTGGTTATGACTTTGAAATAATTgggaaaataaaaagaattagTCATGCATCAGCCAAAAGATCTCATAGAACAGTGACTCTGCGCATTGATGGAATGTTTTGCAACCATTGCCCAGAGAGGATCAAAAAAGTACTGAAAAGATTCGGGGGACTTATCATCAATTCCGATATTACTTTGAAACATCCCTATGTCAAGTTCAGTTACGTACCTAACGTAGAAACGGGTGTTACAATAAGAGGGATCATCGActcaattttgaaggatGTAGCCGATAACTCTGACAATAATTTTAGGATAACCATCGTTAAAGAACTGTCGCTCGAGgagcatttgaaaaaaatggccaAGAAAAGTACCCGCGAAATTTTGATCAGGCTAACGATCACAACAATTTTCGCAATTCCCACTTTTATATTTGGAGTGGTGGGCATGGCACTTTTAAAGCCCGAAAATAAATTCAGGATGTGGTTAATGATGCCTTTATGGCATGGAAACGCTTCTAGAGTAGTATGGATATTGCTAATTTTGAGTACACCagtgtattttttcatggCAGATATTTTCCATAGAAAGGCAATTAAAGAAATTAAAACCCTATGGATTCAGAAAAATAATTGGAGAAGACGTCTTTTCAAGTTCGGGAGCATGAGTTTACTTATGTCACTAGGGACAACCGTAGCCTATTTTGCCAGTATTGCTTTATTAGCTCTTAGCGCAACCCAGCCTTATACCGGTCACAGAGAGACTACATCATATTTTGATTCCGTGGTTTTTctaacttttttcttattgaTTGGTAGATTGCTTGAGAGTATTTCTAAAAGTAAGACAGCAGCAGCCATCAATAATCTTGGGTCAATGAAGCAACACTACGCCAGGCTTATCGAGAAGATAGACGGCCAAACTGTTGAGAAGACTATTGATGTACAGTACATAGAAGCTGGCGACTATATCAAAGTCAGTCCTGGAGAATCACCTCCATCAGACTGTATCATAATCGAAGGTAACGCTCAATTCGACGAAAGTGCTTTAACCGGGGAGTCCATCCCTGTTGAACATAAGCCTGGTGAACAAATATTTGCTGGAACCGTTAATGTGGGAAGAAGTAGCGTATTGGGAAAGTTGGTCGCAGTTGAGGGTGACTCTTTGCTAGACCAAATTGTGAACACAGTGCGCGATGGGCAGCTAAAAAGAGCTCCTGTTGAAAAGCTAGCAGATGCTCTAACTGGATATTTTGTTCCTATAATTGTTCTACTCGCAGTAGCAACTTGGACGATATGGCTGGGGTTGGGCTATGGAGGAAAGCTTCCCGAAAGCTACTTAGATGTGGATGTTGGCGGATGGGCAGTTTGGTCCCTCGAATTCGCAATATCGGTCTTTGTTGTGGCTTGCCCATGCGGCATTGGTCTTGCCGCTCCCACTGCAATATTTGTAGGTGCTGGTCTTGCTGCAAAATATGGCATTCTGGCTAAGGGAGGGGGTGCCGCTTTCCAAGATGGTTCGAACGTTTCCGTTGTTTGTTTTGATAAAACTGGAACCTTGACTAAAGGGGGCGCTCCTCAAGTGGCGCATTTTGCTATCCATAATAACCCAAGAGTCAGATCGATTACTCCACAACTAACTCGTGATTTAGAGGCAAATTCTAAGCATCCACTTGCTATAGGAGtaagaaattttatcaatgagTACTTTGGTGGTGCATTATCCACCAACAAAGTACCAGTCACGGAAGAAGTTCCTGGGCTAGGTATTACGGGTGAAATTGTCTGCTCCCCTGAAGAGTATGGAAAAAGTATTTGGGATGAATTGAAAGCAGCAAAAGTCATACTTGGAAATGAGAGGTTTATGGCTCAAAACAAAGTTCATATGACAACTCATCAATTGCAACTTCTCGACGAGTGGAAGACCGAAGGAAATAGTGTGGTTATTGTAGCTTTGCAATGCCCAGCATTATTCCAGAATTCTAATTTCTTCCCGATTCTTCTCCTTGGTGCCAAAGATGAAGTTAGAGAAGAGGCAAAAGGTGTGATAAAGAGCCTTCAGGAAGAAGGAATCGAGTGCTGGATGATATCAGGCGATAACGAAAAAACTGCTAGATCTATTGCCAACGAATTAGGGATTGATCAGGTGGTTGCTGAGGTATTGCCTGCtgaaaaagctgaaaaggTTCAATGGATACAAACCACATACAAAAAGAATGGGAAGCCTGCTGTTGTGGCAATGGTCGGAGATGGTATTAACGACGCACCTGCAATGTCCAAAGCTGATGTTGGAATTGCTCTGGCTTCTGGCTCTGATTTAGCAGTGATATCATGtgattttgttttgttaTCCTCGGTACACACACTCAGTTCGTTACTCACATTATTCCAGCTGTCGCGCAAGGTGTTTGGACGagtcaaattcaatttcgGTTGGGCATTGATATACAATTTGGTTGCAGTGCCAATAGCTGCTGGTGTTATTTATCCTTATAAACATTCGCGACTGTCTCCTGTGTGGGCCAGTGCAGCAATGGCCTTGTCCTCTATCTCCGTTATTATCAGTAGTTTAGCTCTGCGCCTCTTCAGACCAAGTAAAGTGTCACTAACTAATCAAGTGCAAAAAATGCAGACTGCTATTGAACATACTTTCAGATAA
- the SPA2 gene encoding Spa2p (similar to Saccharomyces cerevisiae SPA2 (YLL021W) and SPH1 (YLR313C); ancestral locus Anc_4.39): MASMASSPYFTSMHHKDIYGYYRALQSFFEVTEAKHDRSNSPRAQKARAKLLKLSASQFYELSTDVYDELQRRINEDQSQPEYLLPKASFHIKRNQARQKLANLSQTRFNDLVDDILYEIKRRGYDSYKVQSEEQAAHIQTGNGISKDASKTAVSATATIQTSQVIPKKASIDWSSDEEEGDKHIKLNTDITDTSTTDTKSPFSEGFKSYAIASDEIKGSNSSFHSGSSQIATPVTKTVSDNYQLLSFNGTPQREGKNKIESDIDCEDDHSKMPKQSNSDTPANHDTAGNRDTTTTRDTSGKITGGNIPTIPQKTVVATYGTTSTDKDLTAKLEALNSKLEEREREITELKNEALAGNGDSNKTESNVSYQRELSSLSSQVSTLSIENEKLKQQLSEIEFRSRHSSCAKTEGIASVGALHLLDGIREKYPLDEKSISKYISDEGSVPLDSVVKINSLIIVLYATLQYEKENIGKELFENISKLSDSISQLLVFVNTPEFKEDVVLLKASLSHTITAVRYYSVFTALLPKVTVQAAIAELAFSICNLLGSCKIKHRNNDEKSAKTKKDDEKLLQPLPQSPAIKNNKNLTPEEVPTIPADHVDEMSPVRPLKITQRANMSPSSTPPSSRKPSGNLLFSMIDRKSPLSSAHSSKINFKLPIPTTKGEPDKSRIQTGSSKGLPNKEASNNLHFDPNTPDKAENGKSFAIEHPTDSSVSALPDQVDGPVDSSKDTPIDTPSKVQEKNSKTSLSSLSAPSTAVADTKSESLKALSNNQPNSPPTESHEESTPALPGRSFTEKLNSFTNSAGIGLRVDKGLHNTNKTMNATEPTTKPLGNTLGKENTYNRLGQNKAPPLITVTKNTSPSKLTDKLRQTFQHMSNDESDEDNDGSSNNDSSDDDNEAYMQLKKSLKKDNPIVESRDITKTTEFPPVDKPSVHFSGKRKSSSETTADDLNSRPYSASEKEKLTNEVTSDDLNSQPNFVSEKVKDVITSPIKPAKEKDLAGDKANASSLQQFEDDIKKKNQNQVNYSDDYSDYQFVPLKQEASEEMPPDIANRKRNELNEPLAVYSQAGGDAEENSEENGDADVDFDFDRFDIENPDNTLSELLLYLEHQTVEVISTIQSLLSSIKEPHATKGDLRVESNAINQVVCQMVGATSVSMNQSRNASLKEHGNWVVKSLEDCSLRMLRLCQLNHAGSMSPIKGDEDYADKNFKQRLAGIAFDVAKCTKELVKTVEEASLKEEIAFLNSRLN, from the coding sequence ATGGCTAGCATGGCAAGTTCGCCGTATTTTACTTCTATGCACCACAAGGACATTTACGGTTACTACCGAGCATTGCagtcattttttgaagtcaCAGAAGCCAAACACGACCGCTCTAATTCCCCGAGGGCGCAAAAGGCAAGAGCCAAACTTTTAAAGCTCTCTGCATCTCAGTTTTACGAATTAAGCACTGATGTATACGATGAGTTACAAAGAAGGATAAATGAGGATCAAAGCCAGCCAGAATATTTACTGCCAAAGGCTAGTTTTCATATAAAGAGAAATCAAGCGAGACAGAAGTTGGCCAATTTATCTCAGACCAGATTCAACGATCTTGTAGATGACATACTCTATGAAATAAAGAGAAGAGGCTACGATTCTTACAAAGTACAGAGCGAAGAGCAGGCAGCACATATACAAACTGGCAATGGAATTTCCAAAGATGCATCAAAAACTGCCGTGTCGGCAACAGCGACCATCCAGACATCTCAAGTGATCCCCAAAAAGGCATCCATTGATTGGTCTTctgatgaggaagaaggCGATAAGCACATTAAACTGAACACTGATATAACCGATACAAGCACAACGGATACGAAAAGCCCATTCAGCGAAGGGTTCAAATCATATGCTATTGCGAGTGATGAAATAAAGGGATCAAACTCCAGTTTTCATAGTGGCTCCTCACAAATCGCTACTCCTGTAACCAAGACAGTCTCAGATAATTATCAACTTCTCAGCTTTAATGGAACACCTCAAAGGGAGggaaagaataaaattgaaagtgaTATCGATTGTGAAGATGACCACTCAAAGATGCCAAAGCAGTCAAATTCAGATACCCCAGCAAACCATGATACTGCAGGAAATCGTGATACCACAACAACCCGTGATACCTCAGGAAAAATAACAGGTGGCAATATTCCTACTATACCACAAAAAACAGTGGTTGCAACATATGGGACTACTTCGACGGATAAAGATTTAACGGCAAAGCTGGAAGCTCTCAACAGTAAACTCGAGGAAAGAGAGAGAGAAATCactgaattgaaaaacgaAGCGCTTGCTGGAAATGGTGACTCAAACAAAACTGAATCAAATGTTTCATATCAGAGAGAATTAAGCTCATTAAGCTCTCAAGTCAGTactctttcaattgaaaatgagaagTTAAAGCAACAGTTATCTGAGATTGAATTCAGGTCCAGACATTCTAGCTGTGCTAAAACAGAAGGCATTGCGTCAGTTGGAGCTTTGCATCTCTTGGACGGCATCCGAGAAAAGTATCCATTGGATGAGaaatcaatatcaaaatatatttcaGATGAAGGCTCAGTCCCGTTAGATTCTGTGGTTAAAATCAATAGTTTGATCATCGTTCTATATGCCACCTTacaatatgaaaaagaaaatattggaaaggaattatttgaaaatatttcgaaGTTGTCGGATTCAATCTCGCAGTTATTGGTATTCGTGAATACACCAGAGTTCAAAGAAGACgttgttcttttgaaagCGTCCTTATCTCATACAATCACAGCCGTCAGATATTACTCTGTTTTTACAGCTTTGCTTCCAAAGGTTACAGTACAGGCTGCTATTGCTGAATTAGCTTTCTCAATATGTAATCTTCTAGGATCATGCAAGATCAAACACCGGAACAATGACGAGAAAAGTgcaaagacaaaaaaagatgatgaaaaattgcTACAACCTTTACCACAGTCTCCTGCgataaaaaataacaaGAATCTCACACCGGAAGAGGTGCCAACCATCCCCGCAGATCATGTCGATGAAATGTCACCCGTGAGACCCCTGAAAATCACCCAAAGGGCTAATATGAGTCCATCATCTACTCCACCATCTTCTCGCAAACCCTCTGGTAATTTGCTTTTCTCTATGATAGATCGAAAATCACCATTGTCATCAGCCCATTCCAGCAAAATAAACTTTAAGCTTCCAATTCCTACAACCAAAGGAGAGCCAGATaaatcaagaattcaaaCCGGCAGCAGTAAAGGATTGCCGAATAAAGAAGCTTCAAACAATCTCCATTTCGATCCGAACACCCCAGATAAAGCTGAGAATGGGAAAAGCTTCGCTATCGAACATCCAACCGATTCATCAGTCAGCGCACTGCCTGATCAAGTTGACGGCCCAGTAGACTCATCAAAGGACACCCCAATTGACACCCCGTCTAAAgtacaagaaaaaaacagcaAAACATCACTAAGCTCTTTGAGCGCTCCCTCGACAGCGGTGGCAGATACAAAATCCGAATCTCTAAAGGCGCTTTCAAACAACCAACCAAATTCACCTCCAACCGAAAGTCACGAAGAATCGACTCCCGCTCTGCCCGGAAGAAGCTTCACTGAGAAGTTGAACTCGTTCACAAATAGTGCCGGTATTGGCTTAAGAGTGGACAAAGGATTGCATAATACTAATAAGACGATGAATGCTACTGAGCCAACAACGAAGCCTTTGGGGAATACGcttggaaaagaaaacactTATAACAGATTAGGACAAAACAAAGCTCCTCCATTGATTACTGTAACAAAAAATACGTCACCTTCCAAATTAACCGACAAGTTGAGACAAACCTTTCAACATATGAGCAACGACGAGAGTGATGAAGACAATGATGGTAGCAGTAACAATGACTCATCGGATGATGATAACGAAGCATATATGCAGCTTAAGAAATCATTAAAAAAGGATAATCCCATAGTAGAATCGCGTGATATCACGAAGACAACTGAATTTCCTCCCGTAGATAAGCCAAGTGTTCATTTTAGTGGAAAGCGTAAATCCTCATCGGAGACAACTGCAGATGATCTGAATTCAAGACCGTATTCTGCTAGTGAGAAGGAGAAATTAACAAATGAAGTAACTTCAGATGATCTAAACTCACAACCGAATTTTGTTAGTGAGAAGGTCAAGGATGTCATTACTTCACCCATAAAACCAGCAAAAGAGAAGGATTTAGCTGGAGATAAGGCAAACGCTTCATCACTgcaacaatttgaagatgacataaaaaaaaagaatcaaaatcaagtGAACTACTCAGATGATTATTCGGACTATCAGTTTGTGCCACTGAAACAGGAAGCAAGCGAAGAGATGCCTCCAGATATAGCGAACCGAAAACGGAATGAGCTTAATGAGCCACTTGCAGTATATTCTCAAGCAGGCGGCGATGCTGAGGAAAATTCCGAGGAAAATGGTGATGCCGatgttgattttgatttcgatAGATTTGACATAGAAAATCCGGATAATACTTTATCAGAGCTTCTCTTATATCTGGAGCATCAAACTGTAGAGGTTATATCCACCATCCAATCTTTATTGAGCTCCATCAAAGAGCCACATGCAACAAAAGGGGACTTAAGGGTCGAATCAAATGCTATAAATCAAGTCGTATGTCAAATGGTCGGAGCAACGAGTGTTTCTATGAACCAAAGCCGTAACGCCAGCTTAAAAGAACATGGAAACTGGGTTGTAAAAAGCTTAGAAGACTGCTCTCTGAGAATGTTGAGATTGTGCCAACTGAACCATGCTGGAAGCATGTCCCCGATTAAAGGTGATGAAGATTATGCggataaaaatttcaaacagaGATTAGCAGGTATAGCTTTTGATGTTGCCAAATGTACCAAAGAGTTGGTGAAGACCGTCGAAGAAGCAAGTTTAAAGGAGGAGATTGCTTTCTTGAATTCACGGTTGAATTAG